The genome window GAAAAGCGAGTATTGTTGAGAAATATTACTTGGCAGGGTTATCAACAACTGCTACAGATTTTAGGCGATAACCGAGCGGCTACATTGATATTCGATCGAGGGACTTTAGAAATTACCATGCCTTTAGAAGAACACGAATTTTCAGCACGCTTAATCGAAAAACTGATTTGGATTTTGGTGGTAGAACTAGGTTTGAAGATTAAAACGATGGGTTCGACAACCCTGGATCGATCGGACTTAAATCGCGGCGCAGAACCAGATAATGCCTATTATATCCAAAATCAGCCCCTCGTCGCCGGTCGTACAGTAGATTTAGCCACAGATCCGCCACCCGATTTAGTCGTAGAAGTAGATATCACCCATACCGATATTGATAAGCCAGCTCTCTATGCCAGTATGGGAGTACCCGAGTTTTGGCGGTACAATGGTAGAGAATGGCGAATTTATAAGCTAGAGAACGATGAGTATTTGGAAGTATCGGTCAGCCCCACTTTTCCGATCGTTCCCAAGGAAAAGCTCTACGAATTCTTGGCAGCAGCGCAGCTAGATGAAGTAGAAGCGGAGGTTAATTTCCGCAACTGGGTGAGAGATATGGCGAAATCTAACTAGGGAATTGGGCATTAGCGGCCGCCAAATTACGAGCTTCATCATACCGTATTTTCAAGAGAGAAGTTTCCTGTTTCGTTAGTAAGGGCTTGCTGTTGGTCTGACGATAATTTCGCTAACATCAACATCGTCAGGTTGTTCGATCGCAAATAGAATCGATCGCGCGATCGCAGCAGCAGGAATAGCTATTTTGCGAAATTCTTGCATTCCCGATCTTGCAGTTTCATCAGTGATGCTCTCGGCTAACTCAGACTCCGTTACTCCAGGAGAAATCACCGTCACCCGAATGTCGCCCCCAACTTCTTGTCTCAAGCCTTCTGAGATGGCTCTAACGGCGAATTTAGTAGCACAGTAAACAGCAGCAGTAGGAGAAACCGCGTGTCCGCCGATCGAGGAAAGATTAATAATCTGACCAGATTTTTGTGCTTTCATGACCGGAAGTGCCGCCGCGATGCCGTACAAAACACCTTTGATATTGACATCAATCATGCGATCCCATTCTTCAACTTTCAGTTGTTCGAGTGCGGATAGGGGCATGATGCCAGCATTGTTAATCAGGACATCTACGCGATCGAACTTACTTTGGGCAAATTGAACGAGATCCTCGATTTGACTGCGTTGCGTCACATCTAGAGCCTGGTATTCGACTGTTCCACCCTCGGTGCCAATGTCCTTGGCGATCGCTTCTAGGCGATCGGTGCGACGTGCGCCTAAAACCACTCGCGCGCCGTTTTTAGCAAGCAATTTAGCAGTGGCTTCACCAATTCCGCTACTCGCTCCAGTGATGATAATGACCTTTCCATTTAAGTTTGACATTGATATCTCCTATTTTTGTGATGTTACTGGGAATTTGATGTTATTTTCCTGAAACAACTCTTTGAGAGTTCCTGCCGCAATCAAGGCGCGGGGGAAACCGGAAGTCACTGTGGTGATATAAATAACTTCCATCAGCTCTTCCGGGGTAGCACCGTAATTCAAGGCATATTGAGCGTGAACTTTGAATTGCGGCATTGTGCCTTGTGCCGCAAACCCTGCAAGTGATATAAGCTGGCGGGTTTTATTATCTAGCACCTCACGAGCCCAGATATCGCCTAGGGAATATTTGAGCGTCATGTCGGCAAGTTCTGGGAAATCTTTTTGAAGCTGAACAAAATGCGGCGGCAAACCTTTTCCACCTGACAAACTATTCAGAACTTTTTCGCCCCGATCTTGGCGTGTCATTGTTTCAGAAGGTTGTAGAACTGTTTCTGGCGATCGGGTAGGTGAAACCATAAATATTAATCCCGCTACGGTGAAAGTTAAAAATTGCTTGTTCATGATTTTGCCTCGCTGATAGATTTGCTAACATTTTCCTTCAAGCGAGGCTGATTTTAATTAAAGAAACATATTGCAGTGCAACAGCTTTAGCCCCGATCGCTTCGATCGCACATACAACACTTTTGGCTTCTTCATCGCTGTTGCGATCGGTCACGATCGCATCGACCCCTTTCTTGGCCAGACTCAACGCGGTATTTTTGCCAAGCCCTCTGCTCGCCCCTGTTACCAATGCGATTTTTGTCTTCTCTTCGGTCATTGCCTTATCCTTTTACTGTTTTATTCGCCTGCCTTCATAGTATGAGTAAGAGCAAGAATCCTAAATACACAGACCTCGCACTTTATTGCCTAATCCTCCAAACCCAGATTTCCCGAACCGATAAAGATGCTCTATAATGC of Oscillatoria nigro-viridis PCC 7112 contains these proteins:
- a CDS encoding Uma2 family endonuclease, with amino-acid sequence MISVAPIAPPLLIGEKRVLLRNITWQGYQQLLQILGDNRAATLIFDRGTLEITMPLEEHEFSARLIEKLIWILVVELGLKIKTMGSTTLDRSDLNRGAEPDNAYYIQNQPLVAGRTVDLATDPPPDLVVEVDITHTDIDKPALYASMGVPEFWRYNGREWRIYKLENDEYLEVSVSPTFPIVPKEKLYEFLAAAQLDEVEAEVNFRNWVRDMAKSN
- a CDS encoding SDR family oxidoreductase; this encodes MSNLNGKVIIITGASSGIGEATAKLLAKNGARVVLGARRTDRLEAIAKDIGTEGGTVEYQALDVTQRSQIEDLVQFAQSKFDRVDVLINNAGIMPLSALEQLKVEEWDRMIDVNIKGVLYGIAAALPVMKAQKSGQIINLSSIGGHAVSPTAAVYCATKFAVRAISEGLRQEVGGDIRVTVISPGVTESELAESITDETARSGMQEFRKIAIPAAAIARSILFAIEQPDDVDVSEIIVRPTASPY
- a CDS encoding carboxymuconolactone decarboxylase family protein: MNKQFLTFTVAGLIFMVSPTRSPETVLQPSETMTRQDRGEKVLNSLSGGKGLPPHFVQLQKDFPELADMTLKYSLGDIWAREVLDNKTRQLISLAGFAAQGTMPQFKVHAQYALNYGATPEELMEVIYITTVTSGFPRALIAAGTLKELFQENNIKFPVTSQK
- a CDS encoding SDR family NAD(P)-dependent oxidoreductase → MTEEKTKIALVTGASRGLGKNTALSLAKKGVDAIVTDRNSDEEAKSVVCAIEAIGAKAVALQYVSLIKISLA